GTGATGCCGACTATATTGTGTGCTTATTGCCCTCAACTAAACATACCCACAATATGATTGATCATTCGTTTTTATCAAAAACCAAAAAAGGTGTTGTGATTATTAATGTTGCACGCGGCGATATAATCGATGAGCAAAGTCTATTAGCTAATCTCGATTCAGGTCAGGTAGCGCATGCCATTTTGGATGTGTTTAGTATTGAACCTTTGCCGCAAACACATGCATTTTGGCAGCATAGCGCAATAACTATTACCCCTCATTGCTCGGCGCTTAGCAATGTTGATACAGTGACACGTCAGTTGTGTGATAACTATTTGAGATTAAAAGCGGGCCAAGCGCTTGTGAACACCGTAGACTGTGACTTAGGTTATTAAACTACTGGTTGTAAAACCAGCATTTTAATGGGTTGTTAAAATTTGTAAATTGTTTAGAATGATTCTCCAGTACAGTTTATGTACTAAAACAATAATAAAAAAACAAAATTATTGGGGGAGTTATGCACCGCGCAATGGCAAAAGGGATCAAATTAAGCTCAGTCGCTTTATTGGTTGCTTTTTTAGGAGTGAGTGCTTGGTTCACTCAGGCTGATGAAGCCGTAAACCAAAATACAGTAGTAACAAATGCAGAATAAGGCTCAATAGAGCCTTATTTTTTTGCGTGAATTTCTTTGTTTGCAAGTTTTGCTTGTTCGTTTTTACTCAACAATACGTAAACTGCGCCATAGCCACCGTGATGGGTTTGCGCGCTATGAAAGCCAAGTACAAACGGGAAATGCACAAGCCACGCATTTACATGACTTTTTAATTTAGCTGGTTGTTCGCTATTTTCTTTGCCAACACCGTGTTTAATAAGCACAACACGTATGTTGCGGCGATGACAATCAGACAACTCTTGTATTAACTTATCCTGTGCTTCTTTGATGGAGTGGCCCTGCAGCTCAATTTTGCCATCGATATCATATTTGGCAAGTCGCAAGTTTTTAAATACGCCAGCCTGAAGGCCTGAAGATTTGTAGCTAATGTAATCGTCGGGTTCAACGTATTCAACAGTTGCACTACTCAATGCATCATTTAGTAAGCTTATTTGCTTTGAGCTTTGTTGCTTGTAGAAATTACTTAGCGCGTTCTTAGCGTTAGAGGTTGGGGTTGAAACAGCGTCTTGTTTGAGTGGCGTTACATCAGCCATTTGCTGTAAAAAAAGGTCAGAATCGGAATGTGACATGATATGGCCCCAAATGGTTACGAAATCATGTCACTATTGTATCGTTATGCTTAATTCTGTTCTAGTTGATACTGGGTATAAACTTTAAATAGATAAAACGCATTAATCAGAATAAGCGTGATATTTGACAAATGCTGTTGTGGCGCAGTATTCATACTTTGCATAATAAAAAGTGCAACTAATGAAATTGCGGCAAATAGCTTGATAACCTTAGTATTACTAATAAAAAATGCACCAATACATAAAGCGACAATTGTTAGGTTTGTTGATAAAAAAATTAAGTTTTCCACTTTGGTGCCTCCGATAATACTAATTGGCGCGAATTATCGGAGCATTCTAGTTTTTGTTCAAACGAGAAAATCTACAATTTTATAATAAAAAAAACTAATCCGAAAATAAGCTCAAGATCACCGAAATAAAACCTTCCTGCTTAACTACTTGATATTTATGACAACCTACATTTTGATTAATGTTATCGCATAAAAAGATCTTTCCTTGGTCGATTTCGCCTGCAAGGGTGAGGTCGGAATCAAAAATGGTTGCTGGTAGACCTAAAAAACCAGGCCAATAGATACTCGTACCCACTACATTAAGCTTTTGGTACGAGATTAATTGTGGTTTGGGAGTAATTAAAGCGGCTAGGGCAATAAAGGCTAAACTTAACCATAAGCCTTTTTTCGGTTTAGCTTCTACTTTGGCTGCTACTTGTTTTTGTGCGGCTTGAATTTCAGCCTGCGAAGGACTTTGAGCTGGTTGTTTTTTTGTGGCTCTTTGTTTTACTTTTTTTTTGCTGGCTGAGTCGCCCATTAACGACTGGCGCTTAATTTTAATAGACATATGTATAATTTCGTTTGACAATAGTGTCATTAATTTGTGATCTGAATTATAAGTATATAAGTTTAACATTATAATTCATTAATAAATACGGGACGATTTATGAGTGGTGAGCACGCTATTTTAATAGTAGATGATGTAGGGACAGTGAGAAACTTTCTTCACCAGACTTTGATTCATTTTGGTTTAGCAAACATAGACGAAGCATCAACTGCACAAGCGTGTTTGGAACAGATTAAAAACCATCAATACGACGTGATTTTTTTAGATATTGAATTGCCAGATGGTGATGGTAAAGAACTGATCAAATCAATTAACGAGATTTCACCCGAGGCGAATGTGGTCATGGTTTCGGCACACTCAACGGTTGAAAACGTTAAGGACGCGATTGAACGTGGTGCAAAAGGGTTTGTGGTAAAGCCATTTTCACCAAAAAAGATTGCAGGTATTTTGAAGAAGCTACTGCCTGAGCTGGCAATTTAGTTGCGATACAAATTTGAGACATAAAAAAACCGGTGTTAACCGGTTTTTTTATTTGCAAAATAAAGTACTAATTAAAGTGCTTTAATTTTTGCAGCAAGACGGCTCTTGTGACGAGCTGCTTTGTTCTTGTGAATTAGACCTTTAGTTGCGTAACGGTCTAAAACTGGAACTACTTTTTCGAAAGCTGCTTGTGCGCCTTCTTTGTTACCCGCTTCGATTTCAGCAACTACTTTCTTGAAGAAAGTACGCATCATTGAACGACGGCTTGCGTTGTGCTGACGACGCTTTTCGCTCGTAATAGCACGTTTTTTTGCAGACTTGATGTTAGCCAAGGTTTGCTCCTAACAATCTTAAAATAAGCTTAATTTAAAGGCCGAGGAATATGCCAACATTAAGTACAAAAGTCAATGACTTTTGTACTTTAGTTTAGCTTAATTGCTGTACTGGCTTGCCTCAACCGAACAAGTGGCGGGAGTATATCAAATAAGCACTTAGCAATACTAGTACTTCACACGATAATTTATCGTTATAAACTGCATACGCGTGTGTCACCACATAAGAAGTTTGTGGCATACTGAGCAACTTAATTTTATTGTCGGTTATTAAAGCGTAGGGGGAGCAGTGGCAAAAGGCCTATTTCGTTCGGGCATGGTTGTGAGTTTAATGACCTTTATTTCCCGTATTTTAGGATTGGTTCGCGATGCGGTTACGGCTCATTTACTCGGCGCAGGTGCTGCTGCTGATATTTTTTTATTTGCTAATAAAATCCCCAATTTTTTACGTCGCCTCTTTGCCGAAGGAGCATTTGCGCAAGCTTTTGTACCCGTATTAACTGAAGTAAAAGAAAAAGACGGCGACAACGGAGTACGCATATTTGTAGCCCAAGCAGCAGGCACACTCGGTACGGTGTTATTAATTGTCACAATTCTTGGGGTGTTAGGATCAGGTGTAGTTGCCGCGATATTTGCACCGGGTTGGTACAATGAATATGTTACTGGCGGTGCAGAAGGGTTTAAGTATGAACTATTCAGTCAAATGCTTAAATTAACCTTTCCTTATTTGTTTTTTGTTAGTCTTGTGGCGTTATCTGGCGCAGTACTCAATGTCTACAACCAGTTTTCGGTTGCCGCTTTTACGCCTGTTTTATTAAATATCTCTATTATTGGTTGCGCATATTACTTTCACGATAAATTTGAGTTTGGTGCATTTGCTATGGCACTTGGTGTGTTTATCGGTGGCCTAGTACAGCTTTTGTTTCAACTGCCATTTTTACGAAAAAATAATGTGCTGGTAAAACCAACATTTGCGTGGCGCGATAAAAACGTAAAGAAAGTGCGTACGTTAATGTTACCTGCAATGTTTGGTGTTTCGGTAAGCCAAATCAACTTGTTGTTAGATACAGTGATTGCATCGTTCTTAGTTACCGGCTCAGTTGCTTGGCTTTATTATTCTGACCGTTTAATTGAATTTCCACTTGGCTTATTTGGTATTGGTATTGCGACAGTTATTTTGCCTACCTTGTCTAAGCTACATGTCAATGATGATCCTAAACAGTTTCAAGCCACAGTCGACTGGGGCGTACGTTTTGTTGTTTGGCTTGGCATTCCCGCCTGTTTTGGTTTAATAGTGTTAGCGCCTTTGATTATTAATGTGTTGTTTGGTCATGGGGAATTTATGGCCAGCGGCAATCATATTGAAAAGGTGGCAATGGGTGTTACTGCGTATGCGTTTGGCCTGTTAAGCTTTATGTTGATTAAGGTTCTGGCCCCCGCTTTTTACGCGAAACAAAATACTAAAACACCAGCCAAAATTGGCGTAGCCGCAATGGTATTAAATATGGTGTTTAATTTAATACTAGCCCCAATGTTTGGCTATTTAGGTTTAGCGCTGGCAACATCGCTTTCAGCTACCTGTAATGCAATTTTACTCTATTACTTTTTGCACAAGCAGGGTGTTTATGGGGTGTCGAAAACCACTGTATGGTTCTTCGTAAAGTGTTTAATAGCCAGTATTTTAATGTTTTTAGCTGTTTCTCAATTACAGCACTATTTCCCATGGCAGCAGCAAGGCTTTATGCAACAAGTGGCTTTGTTAAGTGGATTTATCGTGGTCGCAGTAGTTGTTTATTTTTTACTGCTTGTGCTCATGGGTGTGCGATTCAGACAAATAAAAAATATTAACTGATAATCGAGTAAAAAAAGTCTATAATCGGGCGCTTAAATTTTAATTCACTTTTTTTTGAGGTTTGCTAGTACGTAATGGAGTTAATCCGCGGTATACACAATATAAGGCCAAAACATAAAGGCTGTGTATTAACCATTGGTAATTTCGATGGTGTGCATTTAGGTCACCAAGCGGTTATCAAAGGGCTAATTCAAGATGCAAAACAATATCAATTGCCCAGTACGGTAATGATATTTGAACCTCAGCCACAAGAGTATTTTAGAAAAAGTGATGCACCAGCACGTTTAACACGTTTACGAGACAAACTAGCGTTATTGTCTCAATTAGGGGTGGAACGTGTTATTTGTATAAAATTTAACGAGAAATTTGCGAATCAATTTGCTGACGAGTTTGTTGAGCACGTACTGGTTGAAAAACTTGGCGTAGCTGCGTTAACTGTGGGCGATGATTTTCGATTTGGTAAAGGTCGCAGTGGCAATTATCAAATGTTACAAATAAGCGGTGCAACGCATGGCTTTAATGTAAAAAGTACCGCAAGCTTGCGACAAAAAGATTGCCGCGTGAGTAGCACTGCAATTCGCTTAGCATTGAGCCAAGGTGATATTCATCTGGCAAATGAAATGTTAGGCCGAACTTACAGTGTTATTGGTAAAGTGGTACATGGCTGGAAGAAGGGTCGAGAACTAGGCTTTCCGACGGCAAATATTCCGCTTAAACGACAAGTTAGTCCGTTAAGTGGTGTGTACTGTGTACAAGTCACAGTAGCAAATAAGATTTA
This region of Pseudoalteromonas spongiae UST010723-006 genomic DNA includes:
- the ribF gene encoding bifunctional riboflavin kinase/FAD synthetase gives rise to the protein MELIRGIHNIRPKHKGCVLTIGNFDGVHLGHQAVIKGLIQDAKQYQLPSTVMIFEPQPQEYFRKSDAPARLTRLRDKLALLSQLGVERVICIKFNEKFANQFADEFVEHVLVEKLGVAALTVGDDFRFGKGRSGNYQMLQISGATHGFNVKSTASLRQKDCRVSSTAIRLALSQGDIHLANEMLGRTYSVIGKVVHGWKKGRELGFPTANIPLKRQVSPLSGVYCVQVTVANKIYYGVANIGTKPTFNGKRTLLEAHLFDFNCDLYGQIIEVAPVHKLRDEIKFDSFAQLTAQISRDVDDAKAYFDLI
- the smrA gene encoding DNA endonuclease SmrA, which gives rise to MSHSDSDLFLQQMADVTPLKQDAVSTPTSNAKNALSNFYKQQSSKQISLLNDALSSATVEYVEPDDYISYKSSGLQAGVFKNLRLAKYDIDGKIELQGHSIKEAQDKLIQELSDCHRRNIRVVLIKHGVGKENSEQPAKLKSHVNAWLVHFPFVLGFHSAQTHHGGYGAVYVLLSKNEQAKLANKEIHAKK
- a CDS encoding response regulator codes for the protein MSGEHAILIVDDVGTVRNFLHQTLIHFGLANIDEASTAQACLEQIKNHQYDVIFLDIELPDGDGKELIKSINEISPEANVVMVSAHSTVENVKDAIERGAKGFVVKPFSPKKIAGILKKLLPELAI
- the rpsT gene encoding 30S ribosomal protein S20; the protein is MANIKSAKKRAITSEKRRQHNASRRSMMRTFFKKVVAEIEAGNKEGAQAAFEKVVPVLDRYATKGLIHKNKAARHKSRLAAKIKAL
- the murJ gene encoding murein biosynthesis integral membrane protein MurJ; amino-acid sequence: MAKGLFRSGMVVSLMTFISRILGLVRDAVTAHLLGAGAAADIFLFANKIPNFLRRLFAEGAFAQAFVPVLTEVKEKDGDNGVRIFVAQAAGTLGTVLLIVTILGVLGSGVVAAIFAPGWYNEYVTGGAEGFKYELFSQMLKLTFPYLFFVSLVALSGAVLNVYNQFSVAAFTPVLLNISIIGCAYYFHDKFEFGAFAMALGVFIGGLVQLLFQLPFLRKNNVLVKPTFAWRDKNVKKVRTLMLPAMFGVSVSQINLLLDTVIASFLVTGSVAWLYYSDRLIEFPLGLFGIGIATVILPTLSKLHVNDDPKQFQATVDWGVRFVVWLGIPACFGLIVLAPLIINVLFGHGEFMASGNHIEKVAMGVTAYAFGLLSFMLIKVLAPAFYAKQNTKTPAKIGVAAMVLNMVFNLILAPMFGYLGLALATSLSATCNAILLYYFLHKQGVYGVSKTTVWFFVKCLIASILMFLAVSQLQHYFPWQQQGFMQQVALLSGFIVVAVVVYFLLLVLMGVRFRQIKNIN